One genomic region from Calypte anna isolate BGI_N300 chromosome 8, bCalAnn1_v1.p, whole genome shotgun sequence encodes:
- the LOC103525843 gene encoding vitellogenin-2-like: MKGLILTLILAVVGGQKQDLEPVFHTGKTYFYGYESFILHGLPEGGLAMAGVRLSCKLEISCVSHSDHLLQIRSPKLEEYNGFWPIDRFTPSSRLTETITACFSQAFRFEYTEGQVGSIFAPEDCPILCTNLVRGILNMLQITIKKSQNVYELQEAGIEGICQTRYVIQDDSKNNRATISKSKDLTDCQEKVVRNMGMAYIRPCPTCPQKIRNIKGTMMFTYKMKYDDSGTVITFATSEHMYQISPFNEPNGAVVMEARQELVLVNITSSPTSPPKTRLKNQGSLRYHFAGELLQMPIPLMRIKNPDYQLTEMLRQLVQNKEEETPKEASAKFLQMIRLFRIVNLDQIESLWVQFANDPPYRPWFLSAICAAGTTDTFRFLKQKIHDEKLNIWEVSVTLPLAFHFVTPNKQTLEVASTFLTCPQIQKAPMHRIVVYLGYGSMVNKYCAQTSPCPNELLQPLHDLATEATSKGDAKDMALALKAIGNAGEPASLKRILKFLPTFSPAAASLPNRIHADAVLALRKIYRKDPAKVREISLQVFMDTTLAPNVRMVACVVLFEAKPPLPAVTAMASSLLTEPSLQVASFTYLHMKALAESRIPQLYALSAACNIAIKLVSPRLGRLSYRYSKVIHVGHYSSEYEAGAIWRVYLMNSPSTMFPSDIITKVRGYYASTATDIIEVALRSQGLTKLMRKQNIPFAKYDTYKTLKELGKTLLGWKELPPEDPLVSTYIKILGQEIAFVDIDKDAIQQTMMSLTGSSNWQTVVKKVLEEAQRGVSGQWTLPVMVAEARHIVPTVVGVPLELSLCSAMLTQAVANVDIKMSPPLSDNFRPSQFLETNMDIHADIKPKAYFHVIAMMGINTQYFQSGLEFHAEFNANTTMKFDAKINMKEKNLKIETLPCHQKVELAAVRSDVYAISRNMEEEGSEKKSQLLPRGEVPSIPDEPFQPSKRSSIPGNWKQRNTPSVISKGLQQGSEEAQHHSVRRFNARIFCSKFESLGCSACLSLKSRNSAFLRNTYLHKLVGELEAKIVLKPVQTDADIDKIQLEIQGGSKAASKIIDVASSGSKEEDETSPYEDIKAKLKKILGIENVFKVANKTQHHKKRIHRTDKTAVTDLWGEPSAAPLYSLSSSSTDSTADGEESGQEHKKDEIRQSVKKHGSSSSRRSSSSSVSSASSKICSSSGEDHTGDRHCSEDHAYSKQQENIPVYQFWFKPADEQDPGREVLNSSISSSSSASDKGISRAISQTKFLGDSKPPVLAAVLRAIHRNKQLTGLQLVLYTDTQPTKSRIQIFVSNITGLSRWKLCADALLINSHKVLGSLKWGKDCQDYQIATQIATGQFAAYPAMQMKLEWPKVPSTVQTTARWFYSFLPGAAYVLGWSQRQQRGPSQQATLVMALTSPRTCDVVLKLPDLTIYATAIRLPLPFPSGPGTPISTLPSPDWNAFAQATLSILENLKGHCSVSQNTIKTFNGAEFNYSMPANCYHVMVQDCSPELKFLVMVKRLEESDDFTAINVRLASHKVDMYVSNGLIQLKINGVQSPTDVPYTFNSDASIMIRSENEGLSLKAPDYGIDKIYYDGHRLEIQVAFWMAGKTCGICGKYDAEKDREYQMPSGYLAKDAVSFGQSWIIAEDPCAGACKLQRKFVKIEKPVEAEKKAAKCFSVEPILHCLEGCSATRSVPVSVGFHCVPADSTLSLEGQIRLGQKSEDVVSTVSAHTACSCHQQSCPA, encoded by the exons ATGAAGGGACTCATCCTGACCCTGATTCTCGCCGTAGTGG GGGGTCAGAAGCAGGACCTTG agccTGTTTTTCATACTGGCAAGACCTACTTCTATGGCTATGAGAGCTTCATCCTGCATGGGCTGCCTGAGGGAGGTCTGGCGATGGCGGGGGTGAGGCTGTCCTGCAAGCTGGAGATCAGCTGTGTGTCTCACAGTGACCACCTTCTCCAG ATTCGATCACCAAAGCTGGAGGAATACAATGGTTTCTGGCCCATAGACCGCTTCACTCCATCTTCAAGGCTTACAGAAACCATCACTGCATGTTTCAGCCAAGCCTTTAGATTTGAATACACTGAGGGACAGGTTGGAAGTATTTTTGCCCCTGAAGACTGTCCCATCCTATGCACTAACTTAGTCAGAGGGATTCTGAACATGCTGCAGATAACCATCAAAAAGTCACAAAATGTGTATGAACTACaggag GCTGGGATTGAAGGCATCTGCCAAACCAGATACGTTATCCAGGACGACAGCAAGAATAACCGTGCCACCATTTCCAAAAGCAAGGACTTGACAGACTGCCAGGAGAAAGTGGTGAGGAACATGGGGATGGCATACATCCGCCCCTGCCCCACCTGCCCCCAG AAAATCAGAAACATTAAGGGCACGATGATGTTCACTTACAAGATGAAGTATGATGACAGTGGGACCGTGATAACGTTTGCTACATCTGAGCACATGTACCAAATCTCTCCCTTCAATGAACCCAATGGGGCAGTAGTCATGGAGGCAAG ACAAGAACTGGTTTTGGTCAACATTACAAGTTCTCCCACCAGCCCACCAAAAACCCGGCTGAAAAACCAGGGTAGTCTTCGTTACCACTTTGCAGGAGAGCTACTTCAGATGCCAATTCCTTTAATGAGGATTAAAAATCCAGATTATCAG TTAACAGAAATGCTGCGGCAATTAGTTCAGaataaagaggaagaaacacCTAAAGAAGCTTCAGCCAAGTTCTTACAAATGATCCGGCTTTTTCGTATTGTGAACCTTGATCAAATTGAATCTTTGTGGGTGCAGTTTGCCAATGATCCTCCCTACAG GCCCTGGTTTTTGAGTGccatctgtgctgctggaacTACAGACACATTCAGgttcctgaaacaaaaaatccatGATGAGAAGCTGAACATCTGGGAAGTGTCTGTGACTCTCCCTCTTGCCTTCCATTTTGTTACACCCAACAAGCAAACCCTAGAAGTTGCCTCA ACTTTTCTGACCTGTCCTCAAATCCAGAAAGCACCAATGCACAGAATAGTTGTTTACCTGGGATATGGTAGCATGGTAAATAAATACTGTGCTCAGACTTCACCTTGTCCAAATGAACTTCTTCAG CCCCTCCATGACCTTGCTACTGAAGCCACCAGCAAAGGTGATGCCAAGGACATGGCCTTGGCCTTGAAAGCCATTGGCAATGCAGGAGAGCCAGCCAGTCTCAAACGCATCCTGAAGTTTTTGCCAACATTTTCCCCGGCTGCAGCGTCACTACCAAACAGAATTCATGCTGATGCTGTGTTGGCCTTGAGgaaaatttacagaaaagacCCTGCAAAA GTAAGGGAGATCTCCCTCCAGGTCTTTATGGACACCACACTTGCTCCTAATGTCAGAATGGTGGCTTGTGTTGTCCTCTTCGAAGCTAAGCCTCCTCTTCCAGCTGTAACAGCTATGGCCAGCTCACTGCTGACAGAGCCCAGCTTACAAGTAGCCAGTTTCACATATTTACACATGAAAGCTTTGGCAGAAAGCAGAATCCCACAGCTCTACGCTCT ATCTGCTGCCTGCAACATTGCCATTAAACTAGTGAGCCCCAGACTTGGTAGGCTGAGCTATCGTTACAGCAAGGTCATTCATGTTGGCCATTATTCCT CTGAATATGAGGCTGGTGCTATATGGAGGGTCTATCTAATGAACAGTCCCAGCACCATGTTTCCATCTGATATTATCACAAAAGTAAGAGGATATTATGCAAGTACTGCAACTGATATTATTGAG GTGGCTCTGCGGTCCCAAGGCCTGACCAAGCTGATGAGGAAGCAGAATATTCCTTTTGCCAAGTATGATACATACAAGACACTGAAGGAACTTGGTAAAACG CTTCTGGGATGGAAAGAATTGCCTCCTGAAGACCCTCTGGTGTCCACTTACATCAAAATATTGGGTCAAGAGATTGCCTTTGTTGACATTGATAAAGATGCCATTCAGCAGACCATGATG aGTCTAACTGGATCATCGAACTGGCAGACAGTGGTGAAAAAAGTGCTGGAAGAAGCACAGCGGGGCGTTTCGGGCCAATGGACGCTGCCGGTGATGGTGGCTGAAGCGCGGCACATTGTCCCCACAGTGGTGGGGGTGCCACTGGAGCTCAGCCTGTGCAGTGCCATGCTGACCCAGGCTGTGGCAAACG TGGATATAAAGATGTCACCACCATTATCTGACAACTTTAGACCTTCGCAGTTTTTGGAAACCAACATGGATATTCATGCTGACATCAAGccaaa GGCATATTTTCATGTGATTGCAATGATGGGGATTAACACACAATACTTTCAGAGCGGTCTTGAATTTCATGCAGAGTTCAATGCCAATACTACAATGAAATTTGATGCTAAGATaaatatgaaagagaaaaatttgaAGATTGAAACCCTCCCCTGCCATCAGAAGGTTGAGCTTGCAGCTGTGAG GAGTGATGTTTATGCTATTTCAAGGAACATGGAGGAAGAAGGTTCTGAAAAGAAATCCCAGCTTCTCCCCAGAGGAGAAGTACCAAGTATCCCTGACGAGCCATTTCAGCCATCAAAAAGATCTTCAATACCTGGCAACTGGAAG CAAAGGAACACTCCTAGTGTGATATCCAAAGGACTCCAGCAAGGTTCAGAAGAGGCACAGCACCACAGTGTAAGAAGATTTAACGCACGCATCTTCTGTAGTAAATTTGAGAGTTTGGGATGTTCTGCTTGTCTCAGCCTAAAGTCTCGAAACTCTGCTTTCTTAAGAAATACCTATCTGCACAAATTAGTTGGAGAACTTGAAGCCAAAATAGTTTTAAAGCCAG TTCAAACAGATGCTGATATTGACAAAATACAGCTGGAGATTCAAGGAGGATCCAAAGCAGCTTCCAAAATAATTGATGTAGCAAGCTCAGGGTCTAAGGAAGAGGATGAAACATCTCCATATGAGGACATAAAAGCGAAACTGAAAAAGATTCTAGGCATTGAAAATGTGTTCAAG GTTGCCAATAAAACACAGCACCATAAGAAACGAATTCACAGAACAGACAAGACTGCAGTTACAGACCTCTGGGGAGAGCCCAGTGCAGCCCCCCTCTACAGCTTATCCTCTTCTTCCACTGATTCCACTGCTGATGGTGAAGAGTCTGGACAGGAAcacaaaaaagatgaaataaggCAATCTGTGAAGAaacatggcagcagcagcagcaggagaagcagcagcagtagtgtCAGCTCTGCTAGCAGTaaaatctgcagcagcagtggagagGACCACACTGGAGACAGGCACTGCAGTGAGGATCATGCATATTCAAAGCAACAG gaaaatATACCTGTTTACCAGTTTTGGTTCAAGCCAGCAGATGAACAG GACCCAGGAAGGGAAGTCCTGAACAGCAGCATCAGTTCCTCTTCTTCAGCTAGTGATAAAGGCATCTCTAGAGCCATATCTCAG ACTAAATTCCTGGGAGACAGCAAACCACCAGTACTGGCTGCAGTCCTTCGAGCCATCCACAGAAACAAGCAGCTGACAGGCTTACAGCTTGTACTCTACACAGATACACAACCCACAAAATCAAGGATCCAGATATTTGTTTCAAATATCACAGGATTAAGTAGATGGAAACTCTGTGCTGATGCTTTGTTAATAAATTCCCATAAAGTATTG GGTTCTCTTAAATGGGGTAAAGATTGCCAGGACTACCAGATTGCTACTCAGATTGCAACAGGGCAATTTGCTGCTTATCCAGCTATGCAGATGAAGCTGGAGTGGCCAAAAGTACCTTCAACAGTACAAACAACTGCAAGATG GTTCTACTCATTTCTTCCAGGAGCTGCATATGTGCTTGGGTGGTCCCAAAGGCAACAGCGTGGTCCCTCTCAGCAGGCAACCTTGGTTATGGCTCTGACATCTCCAAGAACCTGCGATGTGGTCCTCAAGCTCCCTGAT CTCACAATTTATGCCACAGCCATCAGGCTTCCCCTGCCATTCCCTTCAGGTCCAGGTACGCCGATTTCAACACTACCATCCCCTGACTGGAATGCCTTTGCCCAAGCAACACTTTCAATCCTTGAAAACCTTAAAG gtCATTGTTCAGTTTCCCAAAACACGATCAAAACCTTCAATGGAGCTGAATTTAACTACTCAATGCCTGCAAATTGCTATCATGTCATGGTGCAGGACTGTAGTCCAGAACTGAAATTCTTGGTGATGGTGAAAAGACTTGAAGAGTCTGATGACTTCACAGCAATAAATGTCAGACTAGCCAGCCA TAAGGTTGACATGTATGTTTCCAATGGACTCATCCAGTTGAAGATTAATGGTGTTCAATCTCCAACAGATGTTCCATACACATTTAACTCTG ATGCAAGCATAATGATCAGGAGTGAAAATGAAGGCCTATCACTGAAAGCCCCAGATTATGGCATAGATAAAATATATTATGATGGGCACAGACttgag ATTCAGGTTGCCTTCTGGATGGCTGGAAAAACATGTGGTATTTGTGGAAAATATGATGCTGAGAAGGATAGGGAGTACCAAATGCCCAGTGGATATTTAGCTAAAGATGCAGTGAGTTTTGGTCAGTCCTGGATCATCGCAGAAGACCCGTGTGCTGGAG CTTGTAAACTGCAGCGCAAATTTGTCAAAATTGAGAAGCCAGTTGAAGCTGAgaagaaggcagcaaaatgcTTCTCCGTGGAGCCAATTCTACACTGCCTGGAAGGCTGCTCAGCAACCAGGTCTGTTCCTGTCTCCGTGGGCTTCCACTGTGTACCAGCTG ACTCCACTCTCAGCCTGGAAGGCCAGATTCGGCTAGGCCAGAAATCCGAGGATGTTGTGAGCACGGTTTCAGCTCACACAGCGTGTTCCTGTCACCAGCAGTCATGCCCGGCGTGA